A window from Brevinematales bacterium encodes these proteins:
- the recO gene encoding DNA repair protein RecO, with translation MIKKFRRISGMVLGTKDINEYDKMVVLFSPEIGKSNLMMYGGNSFKNRFSNRVNIANFIKGFVRYPSSSDKIPSLEEVDLLQNFFDTIKTRPFNLFAVNFITEVINILVPLEVFDEILYDTTIKSIFTISNSQSDDETFLTLSKFLISMLRLQGILPYIKEEKISEKTKMFIISIIKNKEIAKIDTETKLNFLIWFQEKLSRAVTNKRIVSIDLIKILI, from the coding sequence ATGATAAAAAAATTTAGAAGAATATCTGGAATGGTACTAGGAACTAAGGACATAAATGAATACGACAAAATGGTAGTTTTATTTTCACCAGAAATTGGTAAATCAAACCTTATGATGTATGGTGGAAATAGTTTCAAAAACCGTTTTTCAAATCGGGTAAATATAGCAAACTTCATAAAAGGATTTGTAAGATATCCATCATCATCAGATAAAATTCCATCACTTGAAGAAGTAGATCTACTACAGAACTTTTTTGACACTATAAAAACAAGGCCATTCAATCTTTTCGCAGTAAACTTTATAACTGAAGTAATAAATATCTTAGTGCCATTAGAAGTCTTTGATGAGATTTTATATGATACCACGATAAAATCTATATTCACCATATCAAACTCTCAATCTGACGATGAAACATTCTTAACATTATCAAAATTTCTCATATCCATGTTAAGATTACAAGGTATACTACCCTACATAAAAGAGGAAAAAATCTCAGAAAAAACCAAAATGTTCATAATATCAATAATAAAAAACAAGGAGATCGCAAAAATCGACACTGAAACTAAACTTAACTTCTTAATTTGGTTCCAAGAAAAACTATCAAGAGCAGTAACCAACAAACGTATTGTTTCTATCGATCTTATTAAGATCCTAATATAA
- the gyrA gene encoding DNA gyrase subunit A — MERIIETVLEEEVKKSYLTYAMSVIVSRALPDVRDGLKPVQRRILYTMDELGVRSNAPYKKCARIVGDTLGKYHPHGDTSVYEALVRMAQDFNMRYPLIDGQGNFGSIDGDPPAAMRYSEARLQEIAEELLKDIDKGTVDFRPNFDNSLEEPIVLPAMVPNLLINGANGIAVGMATNIPTHNLKEVCDAISYYIDHRNSTVRDLMKFIKGPDFPTGGIILANEDMIKAYETGEGKVIIRAKLKLEKLKSGKDAIVVTEIPYQVRKSAILERISDLIKEGNFDEISDIRDESDRDGIRIVVELKRGVNPKVAINKLYKHTQLQETFSINMVALVNNQPKVLSLKDIIHYYVEHRKEVIVRRTKFDLKKAEERLHIVEGLLVALSNIDEVIKIIKSSENPSLARNKLMVRFKLSEVQANAILDMKLQKLTSMEVKDLNEEYKILNGTIKDLKDILSKESRVYNIIKQDLKYISEKYGDERRTTIEYSEIEDVEEKDLIQKEDVTIIITNLGMIKRIPLSVYRSQKAGGRGIIATSTMEEDSIEHLIIANTLEELLIFTDKGKAYSLDVYKIPESSRTSRGTNIRMILNIANDEKIRSLVVFDKSAKGFITMVSKKGIIKKVDVDEFKNIRSTGIIAMSSDEDDVLQDAIFTTGNDDIIISTTNGLALRTSEKNIRPMGRNARGVVGIRLRGDDYVVGLVRYNSRKEILAVTEKGYAKRVKMEEFQPKGRGGIGVVYFGVSEKTGKVVRTLPVTSDNDVVLITSKGMIIRMPADNISLMGRPARGIRAVNLKENDIVVDVEVFE, encoded by the coding sequence ATGGAGAGGATTATAGAAACTGTACTTGAAGAGGAAGTAAAAAAGTCTTACTTGACTTATGCGATGAGTGTTATTGTGAGTAGAGCTTTGCCTGATGTAAGAGATGGACTTAAACCAGTCCAGAGGCGAATACTCTACACTATGGATGAACTTGGGGTAAGAAGTAATGCTCCTTATAAGAAATGTGCTAGAATTGTTGGTGATACTTTGGGTAAATATCATCCCCATGGAGATACTTCGGTTTATGAAGCTCTTGTTAGAATGGCTCAAGATTTTAATATGAGATATCCTCTTATTGATGGGCAAGGTAATTTTGGATCAATTGATGGTGATCCTCCGGCAGCTATGAGATACTCTGAGGCAAGATTGCAAGAAATAGCCGAGGAGTTGCTAAAAGACATAGATAAAGGTACTGTTGATTTTAGACCTAACTTTGATAACTCATTGGAAGAACCTATTGTATTACCTGCTATGGTACCTAATTTGCTCATAAACGGTGCAAATGGAATAGCGGTAGGTATGGCAACAAATATTCCTACTCACAATCTTAAAGAGGTTTGTGATGCTATAAGTTATTACATAGATCATAGGAATTCGACAGTAAGAGACTTGATGAAGTTTATTAAGGGGCCTGATTTTCCAACAGGTGGAATAATATTGGCAAATGAAGATATGATAAAGGCTTATGAAACTGGTGAAGGTAAAGTTATTATACGAGCAAAACTGAAACTTGAAAAGCTTAAAAGTGGTAAAGATGCTATAGTAGTAACAGAAATACCTTATCAGGTTAGGAAGTCTGCTATACTTGAAAGAATATCTGATCTTATTAAGGAAGGAAACTTTGATGAGATATCTGATATAAGAGATGAGTCTGATAGAGATGGTATAAGGATAGTAGTTGAACTGAAGAGAGGTGTAAATCCCAAAGTAGCGATAAATAAACTGTACAAGCATACTCAACTTCAGGAAACATTTAGCATAAATATGGTTGCTCTGGTTAATAACCAGCCAAAAGTTCTGTCTCTTAAGGATATTATACATTACTATGTAGAACATAGAAAAGAAGTTATAGTTAGGAGAACTAAGTTTGATCTTAAGAAAGCCGAAGAAAGGCTTCATATAGTCGAGGGGCTTTTGGTGGCTTTAAGTAACATTGATGAAGTGATAAAAATAATAAAGTCTTCAGAAAATCCTTCCTTGGCAAGGAACAAGCTAATGGTAAGGTTTAAGTTGTCAGAAGTTCAGGCAAATGCAATATTAGATATGAAACTTCAGAAACTCACTTCTATGGAGGTTAAAGATTTGAATGAAGAATATAAGATTTTGAATGGAACCATAAAAGATCTAAAGGATATCTTATCGAAGGAAAGTAGAGTTTATAACATTATAAAACAAGATTTGAAGTATATTTCAGAGAAGTACGGTGATGAAAGAAGAACTACCATAGAATACAGTGAGATTGAAGATGTTGAGGAGAAAGACCTTATACAGAAAGAGGATGTTACTATAATAATAACTAATCTGGGAATGATAAAGAGAATACCATTATCAGTTTACAGGTCGCAGAAAGCTGGTGGTAGGGGAATTATAGCGACATCTACTATGGAGGAAGATTCGATAGAACATCTTATTATTGCAAATACACTTGAGGAGCTGCTCATATTTACGGACAAAGGTAAGGCATACTCTCTCGATGTTTATAAGATACCTGAATCTTCAAGAACCTCAAGAGGAACCAACATTAGGATGATACTTAATATTGCTAATGATGAAAAAATCAGATCTTTGGTTGTTTTCGACAAGAGTGCCAAGGGGTTTATAACAATGGTTTCAAAAAAAGGAATAATAAAAAAAGTAGATGTTGATGAGTTTAAAAACATACGATCAACAGGAATAATAGCAATGTCTTCTGATGAGGATGATGTGTTACAAGACGCTATATTTACTACTGGTAATGATGATATAATTATATCAACAACTAATGGACTTGCTTTGAGGACTTCCGAGAAAAATATTAGGCCTATGGGTAGAAATGCTAGAGGTGTCGTGGGTATAAGGTTGAGAGGTGATGATTATGTTGTGGGACTTGTAAGATATAATTCTAGGAAGGAAATACTTGCAGTGACTGAAAAAGGTTATGCTAAGAGAGTTAAAATGGAAGAGTTTCAACCGAAAGGTAGAGGTGGAATAGGAGTGGTTTATTTTGGGGTTAGTGAAAAAACTGGTAAAGTTGTTAGGACTTTGCCAGTAACTAGTGATA